One Fuerstiella marisgermanici DNA window includes the following coding sequences:
- the ribH gene encoding 6,7-dimethyl-8-ribityllumazine synthase, which yields MKDANKIQGSLVCADASFAIVVSRFNDLITSRLVDGACETIERHGGDIGRIDIVYVPGSFEIPLAAQKLAVSGKYAAVICVGAVIQGSTTHHEYINSQVAAGIMNISRETGVPLTFGVITCESMEQALDRAGGKVGNKGTEAALAAIEMVSLLAKLG from the coding sequence ATGAAAGACGCTAACAAAATTCAGGGCTCATTGGTTTGTGCCGACGCATCGTTCGCGATTGTCGTTTCGCGATTCAACGACTTAATCACGTCACGGCTGGTTGACGGCGCGTGTGAAACCATTGAACGCCATGGCGGTGACATTGGCAGAATTGACATTGTCTATGTGCCCGGTTCCTTCGAAATTCCGCTCGCCGCTCAAAAGCTGGCCGTCAGTGGGAAGTACGCTGCCGTCATTTGTGTTGGAGCCGTAATTCAGGGCTCGACGACTCATCACGAATACATCAACAGCCAGGTTGCCGCTGGCATTATGAATATTTCGCGTGAAACCGGTGTCCCGCTGACATTCGGGGTGATCACGTGCGAATCGATGGAGCAGGCGCTGGACCGGGCGGGCGGTAAAGTTGGCAATAAAGGCACAGAAGCAGCGTTGGCGGCTATTGAAATGGTGAGTTTGCTTGCAAAGCTAGGATGA
- the trxA gene encoding thioredoxin → MTHIFNRLTAVVGLSTMALLSGCVDSEVNSVSEVATGEPEPSEPEHYYINVDESNFEEVVVNAGKPVLVDFWAPWCGPCRMIAPSVEEIAADYKDRAVVVKINVDEAPELAQRYEATSIPLLVYLRDGEKVDQLVGAVPKDQIEAKLAALVSDGAPAE, encoded by the coding sequence ATGACTCATATTTTCAATCGCCTGACTGCCGTTGTCGGCTTGTCGACAATGGCCTTGTTGTCCGGGTGCGTCGACAGCGAAGTTAACAGTGTTAGCGAAGTCGCCACTGGCGAGCCGGAACCATCCGAACCAGAACACTACTACATCAACGTCGACGAAAGTAACTTCGAAGAAGTTGTGGTGAATGCCGGTAAGCCGGTATTGGTGGATTTCTGGGCTCCATGGTGTGGTCCGTGTCGCATGATCGCCCCGTCCGTCGAAGAGATCGCAGCAGACTATAAGGACAGAGCTGTTGTCGTGAAAATCAACGTCGACGAAGCGCCGGAGTTGGCCCAAAGATACGAAGCAACCAGTATTCCGTTACTTGTCTACCTGCGTGACGGCGAAAAAGTCGACCAGCTGGTGGGCGCTGTGCCAAAGGATCAAATCGAAGCGAAACTCGCCGCACTTGTTTCGGATGGTGCTCCTGCTGAGTAA
- a CDS encoding NAD(+)/NADH kinase, protein MPPDPLKIIILTGSDRPEVLDAWAELMPGLKAAIDVDVVGEFSRGEPIADDLSADLCLVLGGDGSILRGCRQLGRRQIPILGINLGRLGFLADLTMEEFRENLQQLKDGDYSVAEHLMFECQHRLADGSTLTDLGLNEVTVTSGGSLKMLDINLEIDAQPVTTFSCDGLIISTPVGSTAHNLSAGGPILRQDLQAFSITPICPHTLTVRPIVDSADRTYALTVSDAPEGVMVVIDGQIRRPVGPDDRLVIKRATPTFKLVRFPGHSYYTTLHRKLGWRGQLDYRERKGH, encoded by the coding sequence ATGCCACCAGATCCGCTGAAAATCATTATCCTGACTGGCAGCGACCGACCGGAAGTCCTGGACGCATGGGCTGAGCTCATGCCTGGCCTGAAGGCAGCGATTGATGTCGACGTCGTCGGGGAATTCTCGCGTGGTGAACCAATCGCGGATGATCTGTCTGCAGACTTGTGCCTCGTCCTTGGCGGCGATGGATCGATTCTGCGAGGTTGCCGCCAGCTGGGCCGCCGCCAGATTCCAATCCTGGGCATCAATCTTGGGCGACTGGGTTTTCTGGCCGACCTCACGATGGAGGAGTTCCGTGAGAACCTGCAGCAACTGAAAGACGGCGACTACTCAGTTGCCGAACATCTGATGTTCGAATGCCAGCACCGTCTGGCAGACGGCTCCACGCTGACGGATCTGGGGCTGAATGAAGTCACCGTCACGTCAGGCGGGTCTCTGAAGATGCTCGATATCAACCTTGAGATCGATGCTCAACCAGTGACCACCTTTAGCTGCGACGGCCTGATCATCAGCACACCTGTCGGTTCGACAGCTCACAACCTCTCAGCAGGCGGCCCGATTCTCAGGCAGGACCTGCAGGCGTTCAGCATCACCCCGATCTGCCCGCATACCCTCACCGTGCGTCCCATCGTGGATAGTGCTGATCGGACCTACGCCCTGACCGTATCCGATGCACCAGAAGGAGTGATGGTGGTGATCGACGGGCAGATCCGACGCCCCGTTGGGCCTGACGACCGGCTAGTCATCAAGCGGGCGACGCCGACGTTTAAGCTGGTCCGGTTTCCGGGACACAGCTACTACACCACGTTGCACCGGAAGCTTGGCTGGCGCGGCCAGCTGGACTATCGAGAACGAAAAGGGCATTGA
- the rho gene encoding transcription termination factor Rho, which translates to MKNSPPPGDSPPATAKALRPDIPHPKSAAGQNTSEAFAPSKVADFNIADLQRMSMKELLDIAEQENLSEYHGMKKQDLIFKILKERTRLSGLMFGEGTLEILPDGFGFLRSPDYHYLPCPDDIYVSPSQIRRFGLRTGATVAGQIRPPKENERYFALLRVEAINGQDPNLLTGKVFFDDLTPLHPEHRLRLADKAPHLSTRIVDLIAPIGLGQRGLIVSPPRAGKTILLQQMADAVRQNHPDAYVIVLLIDERPEEVTDMERKLKADNCEVVSSTFDEPTSRHIQVSEMVIEKAKRMVEYGHDVIIFLDSITRLARAWNTEIPNSGKTLSGGVDANALQNPKRFFGAARCVEEGGSLTIIATALVDTGSRMDEVIFEEFKGTGNTELHLDRRMVEKRIWPAIDVNRSGTRREELLMNEEELKLVWVLRRVLNDMNPVEAMELLVNRMGRTKSNAEFLMSMNLE; encoded by the coding sequence ATGAAAAACTCTCCACCACCGGGTGACAGCCCGCCCGCGACGGCAAAAGCACTTCGCCCTGACATCCCTCATCCAAAATCAGCAGCCGGGCAAAACACGTCCGAGGCCTTCGCTCCGTCCAAAGTGGCCGACTTCAACATCGCCGATCTGCAACGGATGTCGATGAAGGAATTGCTGGATATTGCTGAGCAGGAAAACCTAAGCGAATATCATGGCATGAAAAAACAGGATTTGATTTTCAAAATCCTGAAAGAACGCACTCGCCTTAGCGGCCTGATGTTTGGCGAAGGCACGCTTGAGATTCTGCCCGATGGCTTCGGTTTTCTCAGAAGTCCGGACTACCACTACCTTCCGTGTCCCGACGACATCTACGTCAGCCCCAGTCAAATTCGTCGGTTTGGCCTTCGCACCGGCGCAACTGTGGCCGGGCAAATTCGGCCGCCGAAGGAGAATGAACGCTACTTCGCGTTGCTGCGAGTCGAAGCGATCAATGGACAGGATCCCAATCTGCTGACGGGGAAAGTCTTCTTCGACGACCTGACGCCTCTGCATCCTGAACACCGTTTGCGATTGGCCGACAAGGCTCCGCATTTGAGCACTCGCATCGTTGACCTGATCGCTCCGATTGGGCTGGGTCAACGAGGATTGATTGTGTCTCCGCCGCGAGCTGGCAAGACGATTCTGTTGCAGCAGATGGCTGACGCCGTGCGACAAAATCATCCGGACGCATACGTCATCGTGCTGCTGATTGACGAACGGCCTGAAGAAGTGACAGACATGGAACGTAAACTGAAAGCCGACAACTGTGAAGTCGTCAGCAGCACGTTTGACGAACCAACCTCGCGGCATATTCAGGTGTCGGAGATGGTGATCGAAAAAGCCAAGCGGATGGTCGAATACGGTCACGATGTGATCATCTTTCTAGATTCGATCACGCGGCTGGCTCGAGCGTGGAATACTGAGATCCCGAACAGCGGCAAGACACTTTCCGGTGGCGTCGATGCAAATGCATTGCAGAATCCCAAACGATTCTTTGGGGCCGCTCGATGCGTGGAAGAAGGCGGCAGTCTGACGATCATCGCAACGGCGCTGGTGGATACCGGCAGCCGAATGGACGAAGTGATCTTTGAAGAATTCAAAGGCACCGGCAACACAGAACTGCATCTCGATCGTCGCATGGTCGAAAAACGAATCTGGCCCGCCATCGACGTCAATCGATCGGGCACGCGGCGCGAAGAGTTACTGATGAACGAAGAAGAGCTGAAGCTGGTCTGGGTGTTGCGGCGAGTTCTTAACGATATGAACCCGGTGGAAGCCATGGAACTGCTCGTCAATCGCATGGGCCGGACGAAGTCCAATGCTGAGTTCCTGATGAGTATGAATCTGGAGTAA
- a CDS encoding amidohydrolase family protein has product MASHTEILRCGWLMNPGQPPQQNMRLSIVDGIVQEIRPLPLDEQRLAAQVVVMPVLVNAHTHLEFSRCAQPLPPPNPFTEWIRSVIDYRTSRAAEVADDVKAGVAESVTAGVGVLGEITTSADGRAAFEMACRDTGCSGVSFREVIGWSAERIAEQLAVATEHVAADGQLNDASIVRGLSPHAPYSVHPNLFDSMVEMAIDHRVPLALHLAETTAELQLLDQQTGPFADFLKSLELWDDVAIPPGTTPLAYLEKLAKVPHALAIHGNYFGDREIEFLGRHPNIAVVYCPRTHAWFQHPAHPWKKLRAAGATVVLGTDGRSSNPDLSVWKELQTVARQTTEPVWDLLPMITTTAAAALGLSPDDHTIREGTPFRAAMLNCVAESEAQLNTRLSDTATNRFQVCNMTQHG; this is encoded by the coding sequence ATGGCGTCACACACCGAAATTCTGCGCTGCGGCTGGCTGATGAATCCCGGCCAGCCGCCGCAGCAGAATATGCGACTGTCCATTGTCGACGGCATTGTTCAGGAAATCCGCCCGCTGCCGCTCGACGAACAGCGCCTTGCGGCCCAGGTTGTCGTGATGCCGGTGCTGGTGAACGCTCATACGCATCTGGAATTTTCCCGATGCGCTCAGCCATTGCCCCCGCCGAATCCTTTCACCGAGTGGATTCGCAGCGTCATCGATTACCGAACCAGCCGCGCGGCGGAAGTCGCGGACGACGTGAAGGCGGGCGTGGCAGAATCAGTGACCGCTGGCGTCGGAGTGCTCGGCGAAATCACAACGTCTGCTGATGGCCGGGCCGCATTCGAGATGGCTTGCCGTGATACCGGATGCAGCGGCGTGAGCTTTCGTGAGGTGATTGGGTGGAGCGCTGAACGCATCGCCGAACAGCTCGCGGTTGCCACGGAGCACGTCGCAGCCGATGGCCAACTTAACGACGCGTCAATCGTTCGGGGGCTGAGTCCTCATGCTCCGTACAGCGTGCATCCGAACCTGTTTGACAGCATGGTAGAAATGGCGATTGATCACCGAGTTCCACTAGCCTTGCACCTGGCCGAAACAACCGCCGAACTGCAGTTACTCGATCAACAAACCGGCCCGTTCGCCGACTTCCTGAAGTCGCTGGAGCTGTGGGACGACGTCGCGATTCCGCCCGGCACTACTCCGCTGGCCTATCTGGAAAAGCTGGCAAAGGTGCCTCACGCGCTGGCGATTCACGGCAACTATTTTGGCGATCGAGAGATCGAATTTCTGGGACGGCACCCGAACATCGCGGTCGTCTATTGCCCGCGGACGCACGCATGGTTTCAGCATCCAGCGCACCCGTGGAAAAAGCTGCGCGCGGCCGGCGCGACTGTCGTGCTGGGAACCGACGGACGTTCGTCGAATCCGGATTTGTCCGTCTGGAAAGAACTGCAGACGGTGGCTCGGCAAACAACCGAGCCCGTGTGGGACTTGCTGCCGATGATCACCACAACCGCTGCGGCGGCACTTGGACTATCGCCAGATGACCATACCATCCGCGAGGGCACGCCGTTTCGAGCCGCCATGCTAAACTGCGTTGCCGAATCAGAAGCTCAACTGAACACGCGGCTGAGTGACACTGCCACGAATCGGTTTCAGGTCTGTAATATGACACAGCATGGCTGA
- the coaE gene encoding dephospho-CoA kinase (Dephospho-CoA kinase (CoaE) performs the final step in coenzyme A biosynthesis.): protein MGGVGSGKSSVIRQVTGIQFHIIDADRTGHELLDNPEIQTALRSRFGDDVFKHDGAVDRSQLAKRVFGDSPEHEESRLALNEIIHPAIRRNINTEIDSASRDVDAVILDAALLLEGGWDAKCDWLIFVDTPLAIRQERVRDNRGWSAEELAKREASQWSIEAKKERADFVVDNSGSIDHAAAQMKHVLSSLLSTGSR, encoded by the coding sequence TTGGGCGGCGTCGGTTCTGGTAAATCGTCTGTTATTCGTCAGGTCACAGGAATCCAATTCCACATTATTGATGCAGATAGGACCGGGCATGAACTGCTCGACAATCCCGAAATTCAGACGGCTCTTCGCTCTCGCTTCGGCGACGATGTGTTTAAGCACGACGGAGCCGTCGACAGATCACAACTCGCGAAACGTGTCTTCGGCGATTCTCCGGAGCACGAAGAATCACGACTGGCGTTAAACGAGATCATTCACCCGGCGATTCGCCGTAATATAAACACTGAAATTGATTCCGCGTCCAGGGATGTCGACGCGGTGATTCTTGATGCGGCTTTGCTATTGGAAGGCGGCTGGGACGCAAAATGCGACTGGCTGATTTTTGTTGATACCCCTCTGGCCATCCGGCAGGAACGCGTGCGAGACAACCGAGGCTGGTCGGCTGAGGAACTTGCGAAGCGTGAAGCCAGTCAGTGGAGCATTGAAGCTAAGAAAGAACGAGCGGACTTTGTGGTGGATAACTCCGGTTCCATCGACCACGCGGCTGCTCAAATGAAACACGTCTTGAGTTCACTTCTCAGCACCGGTTCTCGGTGA
- a CDS encoding phospho-sugar mutase gives MSTEAITKVEQAAAAGKLTADTPGNVKDWLSKDCVSQYHGRILELINAEEWAILDELFWTTIPFGTGGRRGPMGELGPATINDRTIAESAHGLAAYLRKSGVTEGGSAVVTSDTRNNSPHFARLTATTFAAHGLKVYLFEEPRATPELSYAVRKLNCDIGVMISASHNPPADNGFKAYWSNGAQVIPPHDKGIITEVENAGDIPAMDYDQAMAAGKIELIGPHIDTEYVNEVVALSQTKNRDISAVFTPLHGVGETSIYKILQQADFDKVAIFEDHRVQDGNFPNVPKHLPNPELLEVFDPVIDWVKQNNHDADLILASDPDADRLGVMVRNSEGGFTAISGNQTGALITDYLLFKRKAAGTLSNSDYVVETLVTTPLVQAVAEHYGAKAFSELLVGFKWIAKTIEENGADHFVFGCEESIGFLAGDYCRDKDGAIGALFILELAAELKAKGKTLLDHLDELYIRHGFHAEGQKSIYCTGPTGKAKIDGLMQTLRDDPPTQLGPIRFVEVADYSTGKRTGLPDGKSLGSIENPRGDLLIYKSDPAAPVRINIAGRPSGTEPKIKFYFFCQSDLPGGEDLNQAKGAGDSVMKEVQDALGEWADQQLG, from the coding sequence ATGTCAACCGAAGCCATCACCAAAGTCGAACAAGCTGCCGCCGCTGGGAAATTGACTGCTGATACGCCCGGCAATGTCAAAGACTGGCTTTCCAAGGACTGTGTCTCCCAATATCACGGCCGAATTCTGGAGCTGATCAACGCTGAAGAATGGGCGATCCTGGACGAACTTTTTTGGACCACCATTCCCTTCGGTACCGGTGGTCGCCGTGGCCCAATGGGAGAACTCGGCCCCGCGACGATCAACGACCGCACAATCGCAGAATCTGCCCACGGCCTGGCGGCATACCTGCGCAAGTCGGGCGTGACTGAAGGTGGCTCTGCCGTCGTCACTTCGGACACACGCAATAATTCGCCGCACTTCGCGCGACTCACCGCAACCACGTTTGCAGCGCACGGATTGAAGGTCTATTTGTTCGAAGAACCTCGAGCAACACCCGAACTTTCTTACGCGGTCCGCAAGCTCAACTGCGACATCGGCGTGATGATTTCCGCGTCGCACAATCCTCCCGCCGACAACGGCTTCAAGGCGTACTGGTCGAATGGTGCTCAGGTTATTCCACCGCACGACAAAGGGATTATTACGGAAGTCGAAAACGCAGGCGACATTCCAGCCATGGACTACGACCAGGCCATGGCGGCCGGAAAGATTGAACTGATCGGTCCGCACATCGACACCGAATACGTCAACGAAGTTGTCGCTCTTAGCCAAACGAAAAATCGAGACATCTCGGCCGTCTTCACACCGCTGCACGGTGTCGGTGAAACATCGATCTACAAAATTCTGCAGCAAGCCGACTTCGACAAAGTTGCGATTTTTGAAGACCACCGAGTGCAGGATGGCAATTTTCCAAATGTGCCGAAGCACCTGCCGAATCCCGAACTGCTGGAAGTCTTCGATCCGGTTATTGATTGGGTGAAGCAAAACAACCACGACGCAGATCTGATTTTGGCGTCCGACCCGGACGCGGATCGACTTGGCGTGATGGTGCGAAACAGCGAAGGCGGCTTTACGGCCATCTCCGGCAATCAAACGGGCGCGCTGATTACCGATTACCTGCTTTTCAAACGCAAAGCAGCCGGCACGCTTTCGAATTCCGACTACGTTGTGGAAACACTCGTCACAACGCCGCTGGTTCAGGCCGTTGCTGAACACTATGGCGCGAAGGCCTTCAGCGAACTGCTTGTCGGCTTCAAGTGGATTGCGAAAACGATCGAAGAAAACGGAGCCGATCATTTTGTGTTCGGTTGTGAAGAATCGATCGGATTCCTCGCAGGAGACTACTGCCGCGACAAGGACGGAGCGATCGGCGCGCTGTTCATTTTGGAACTGGCTGCCGAACTGAAAGCGAAGGGCAAGACGCTGCTCGATCACCTGGACGAACTTTACATACGCCACGGCTTTCACGCCGAAGGCCAGAAATCAATTTACTGCACGGGCCCCACCGGCAAGGCCAAAATCGACGGCCTGATGCAGACACTGCGAGACGATCCACCAACGCAACTTGGACCGATCCGCTTTGTCGAAGTCGCCGACTACAGCACAGGCAAACGCACCGGGCTGCCAGACGGCAAGTCGCTGGGAAGCATCGAAAATCCCCGCGGCGACCTGCTGATCTATAAGTCTGATCCAGCAGCGCCGGTCCGCATCAACATCGCTGGCCGTCCCTCCGGAACAGAACCCAAGATCAAGTTCTACTTTTTCTGCCAGTCGGACCTGCCAGGCGGCGAAGACCTAAATCAGGCAAAAGGTGCGGGCGACAGCGTGATGAAAGAAGTGCAGGATGCGCTGGGCGAATGGGCTGATCAGCAGCTTGGTTAA
- a CDS encoding FAD:protein FMN transferase, whose protein sequence is MRTAFLVLLIVPNLALAETAATEPLKLSGDTMGTYYSIVVDTPAESLNEGGALQEKVEARLTEINRQMSTWDPESEISKFNQSASTDWFEVSAEFARVVEEAQRIHKLSKGAFDPTVAPLIDLWGFGARQPKKTPGESEIEMAKKKTGMQHISVRRQPPAIRKAIPELQLNLSAIAKGYGVDAIAELLIAEGQQSFVVDIGGEDRAGIAKASGDPWKMGVESPVGGLQRVVPLTEMSIATSGDYRNNFTLDGVVYSHAIDPSTGWPVRNPPASVSVLHESCMTADAWATTMMILGTEKGLALANAENLSVLFQNVTDGAVTESATGTLKAPEDQKDASLPWFPFAAAAVVFLIAVTGMAIGTILQNKSIKGSCGGLASMPGTEGKSICELCTIPKDECTNAELREKMQQAAAERSECEV, encoded by the coding sequence ATGCGAACTGCGTTTCTGGTACTTCTAATCGTCCCCAATCTGGCGTTGGCGGAAACTGCTGCGACGGAACCGTTAAAACTGTCGGGGGATACGATGGGGACGTACTACTCCATCGTCGTCGACACTCCAGCCGAATCGCTAAACGAAGGCGGGGCATTGCAGGAGAAGGTGGAAGCTCGCCTGACTGAAATCAACCGCCAAATGTCGACGTGGGATCCGGAATCCGAGATCTCAAAATTCAACCAAAGTGCATCGACCGACTGGTTCGAAGTGTCGGCCGAATTCGCCCGAGTTGTGGAAGAAGCTCAGCGAATCCACAAACTCAGCAAAGGTGCCTTCGATCCCACCGTCGCGCCGCTAATCGATTTATGGGGGTTTGGAGCTCGTCAGCCGAAGAAGACTCCAGGTGAATCAGAAATCGAAATGGCGAAGAAGAAGACCGGGATGCAGCACATCAGCGTTCGTCGCCAGCCGCCCGCGATCCGCAAAGCGATTCCCGAACTTCAGCTAAACCTGTCCGCAATCGCCAAAGGCTATGGCGTTGATGCGATTGCTGAACTGTTGATCGCCGAAGGGCAGCAGTCGTTCGTGGTGGACATCGGTGGTGAAGACCGAGCGGGAATCGCCAAAGCGTCTGGTGATCCGTGGAAAATGGGGGTCGAGTCGCCGGTAGGCGGACTGCAGCGAGTGGTTCCGCTGACGGAAATGTCCATCGCCACGTCCGGGGACTATCGCAATAACTTTACGCTGGATGGTGTGGTGTATTCTCATGCCATCGATCCGTCCACTGGATGGCCTGTCAGGAATCCTCCTGCGTCAGTGTCTGTCCTACACGAATCGTGCATGACGGCCGATGCGTGGGCAACGACGATGATGATTTTGGGCACAGAGAAGGGGCTGGCACTGGCAAACGCGGAAAACCTGTCAGTGCTGTTTCAGAATGTCACGGACGGCGCAGTGACTGAATCTGCGACGGGCACGTTGAAGGCCCCCGAAGACCAGAAAGATGCCTCACTGCCTTGGTTTCCATTTGCGGCAGCGGCCGTCGTCTTTCTGATCGCCGTCACCGGAATGGCGATCGGCACGATCCTGCAGAACAAGTCGATCAAAGGTAGTTGCGGTGGGCTGGCATCAATGCCTGGCACGGAAGGCAAGTCGATCTGCGAACTGTGTACGATCCCGAAAGACGAATGCACCAACGCGGAACTTCGAGAAAAAATGCAACAAGCGGCGGCCGAACGATCTGAATGTGAAGTTTAG
- a CDS encoding DUF480 domain-containing protein, whose protein sequence is MTEEPKNQIRELPKIQRRVLGALMEKAFTTPEQYPLTLKATATACNQKSNRDPVVGYSEDQVQQALDDLRSDLLVAEVFMGGGRTARYRHYMRHKFDFSEAQFAIIAELLLRGRQQLGELRTRASRMVRIESQDQLREELDGLKKMGYLQANGPLERRGIEVDHTFYLPKEGMEIGNAAPEQPEPAASPASPAPAAAAPSAPVAANAPAVAAAASGVSEALVARLETVVSEQADTIRELHSLVSELDDRLQRLERDLGV, encoded by the coding sequence ATGACTGAAGAACCCAAGAATCAGATTCGCGAACTGCCCAAAATTCAGCGCCGAGTTCTGGGCGCGCTGATGGAGAAGGCGTTTACGACGCCGGAACAGTACCCGTTGACGCTGAAGGCGACCGCCACCGCGTGCAATCAGAAAAGTAACCGTGATCCGGTGGTTGGATATTCTGAAGATCAAGTGCAGCAGGCACTGGATGATCTGAGGTCAGATCTGCTGGTGGCCGAAGTCTTCATGGGCGGCGGCCGGACCGCTCGCTACCGCCACTACATGCGACACAAATTCGACTTTTCGGAAGCTCAATTTGCCATCATCGCAGAACTGCTGCTACGCGGACGCCAGCAGTTAGGCGAACTAAGAACTCGCGCCAGCCGGATGGTACGAATCGAAAGTCAGGATCAGCTGCGCGAAGAGCTCGACGGTTTGAAGAAAATGGGCTACCTGCAGGCGAATGGGCCTCTCGAACGTCGCGGCATCGAGGTCGATCATACGTTCTACCTGCCGAAAGAAGGCATGGAAATCGGCAATGCCGCTCCGGAGCAGCCCGAACCTGCGGCGTCGCCCGCCTCTCCAGCACCAGCGGCAGCGGCTCCGTCAGCCCCAGTCGCAGCAAATGCGCCAGCGGTTGCCGCCGCGGCCTCCGGTGTTTCCGAAGCGTTGGTCGCTCGACTGGAAACGGTTGTGTCTGAACAGGCGGACACTATCCGCGAGCTGCATTCGCTGGTCTCGGAGCTTGATGACCGGCTGCAACGGCTGGAACGGGATTTGGGCGTGTAG
- a CDS encoding peroxiredoxin, whose amino-acid sequence MTKRIFAVAAAGLLLAGGTQMAQAELKVGDDAPAFELKGSDGKTYKLADFKGKSAVVVAWFPKAFTGGCTKECKSFRENGEAIREFQVKYFTASCDTVEKNTAFAKSLELDYPILSDPEKKVAEAYGVVHEGRAVPERWTYFIGMDGKILHIDKKVKTASHGEDIAAQLKELEVPQKKG is encoded by the coding sequence ATGACGAAACGAATTTTCGCAGTTGCAGCTGCCGGTCTTTTACTGGCAGGAGGAACGCAGATGGCTCAGGCAGAACTGAAAGTGGGCGACGACGCACCCGCGTTTGAACTCAAGGGAAGCGATGGAAAGACCTACAAACTGGCAGACTTCAAAGGTAAGTCGGCTGTCGTAGTCGCGTGGTTCCCCAAAGCCTTCACCGGCGGTTGCACCAAAGAATGCAAATCGTTCCGCGAAAACGGCGAAGCGATCCGCGAATTCCAGGTGAAGTATTTCACCGCAAGCTGCGACACGGTGGAAAAGAATACGGCGTTCGCAAAGTCACTGGAACTCGACTACCCGATCCTCAGCGATCCGGAAAAGAAAGTCGCAGAGGCCTATGGCGTTGTCCATGAAGGACGTGCCGTGCCGGAACGCTGGACTTACTTTATCGGGATGGACGGTAAGATTCTGCACATCGACAAAAAGGTGAAAACCGCAAGCCACGGCGAAGACATTGCCGCTCAGCTGAAGGAACTGGAAGTGCCCCAGAAGAAGGGCTGA
- the nusB gene encoding transcription antitermination factor NusB encodes MPRRSDARRQALQMLYLVDQNPDADTHWIRTSLQEELKTEQLVDLAWSLFTGVREYCSQIDQQIVDVAANWRIERMAPTDRNVIRLGVFEIQYFGTPAAVVLNECIELAREYGTENSPSFVNGVLDKLTASESSSLTTKDESGTV; translated from the coding sequence ATGCCCCGACGTTCTGACGCTCGCCGACAAGCCCTCCAGATGCTGTATCTCGTGGACCAAAACCCGGATGCCGACACACACTGGATTCGTACTTCGCTGCAGGAAGAGCTTAAAACAGAGCAACTGGTTGACCTGGCATGGTCGTTGTTCACTGGCGTTCGCGAGTACTGTTCACAGATCGACCAGCAGATCGTCGATGTCGCGGCGAACTGGCGCATCGAACGGATGGCTCCCACGGATCGAAACGTGATCCGGTTGGGGGTGTTTGAGATTCAGTACTTTGGCACGCCGGCCGCGGTTGTGCTGAATGAGTGCATCGAGTTGGCTCGCGAATACGGCACGGAAAACTCACCGTCGTTCGTTAACGGAGTTCTGGACAAGCTGACGGCATCCGAAAGTAGTTCGCTGACCACGAAAGACGAATCCGGCACCGTCTAG